The Dissulfurirhabdus thermomarina DNA window GCCGCCGGGCTCGGCGGCTGGTGGGGTCCGTGACCGGCGCGGGGGTCCTCAGACGTTGAACCGGAAGTGCATGACGTCCCCGTCCTGCACCACGTAGTCCTTCCCCTCCAGGCGCCACTTCCCCGCGTCCTTGGCCCCCTGTTCCCCGCCGCAGGCCACGAAGTCTTCGTAGGCGACCACCTCCGCCCGGATGAAGCCCTTCTCGAAGTCGGAGTGGATGACACCGGCGGCCTCGGGGGCGGTGGCTCCCACGCGTACCGTCCACGCCCGGACCTCCTTCGGCCCGGCGGTGAAGAAGACCTGGAGGCCGAGGAGGCGGTAGCCGGCCCGGACCACGCGGTCGAGGCCGGGGGCATCGAGGCCGAGGTCGGCGAGGAACTCCTGCCGCTCGTCGTCGGCGAGCTGGGCGATCTCCGCCTCGATCCGGGCGCAGACCGGGACCACCTCGGCCCCCTCCCGGGCCGCCAGCTCCCGCACGCGGTCGAGGTGCGGGTTGTCCTGGAACCCGTCCTCCGAGACGTTGGCGATGTAGAGGGTGGGCTTGAGGGTGAGGAGGTGGAGGTCGCGGAGCGTCGCTAGGTCGTCCCCGCCGAGGCCGAGGGCGCGGAGCGGCATGCCCTGGTCCAGGTGGCCGCGAACGCGCTCGAGGAGTGCCAGCCGCCGCCGGGCGGCCTTGTCGCCGGTCTTGGCCGCCTTCTCCGCCCGGCGCAGGGCCTTCTCCACCGTCTCGAGGTCCGCCAGGGCGAGCTCCGTGTGGATCACCTCGATGTCGCGGACGGGGTCCACCGACCCCGCCACGTGGACCACGTCCGGGTCCTCGAAGCACCGGACCACGTGGGCGATGGCGTCGGTCTCGCGGATGTTGGCCAGGAACTGGTTGCCGAGGCCCTCCCCCTTGGAGGCTCCGGCCACGAGACCGGCGATGTCCACGAACCGGAGGGTCGTCGGGACCACCCGGGCCGGGCGGACGATCTCGGCCAGCCGGTCCAGGCGCGGGTCCGGGACGGGGACCACGCCCACGTTGGGATCGATGGTGCAGAAGGGGTAGTTCTCGGCGGCGATGGCGGCCCGGGTGAGGGCGTTGAAGAGGGTGGACTTGCCCACGTTGGGAAGTCCGACGATGCCGCATTGAAATCCCATGGTGTCGTCCGTCGGTTGAAATGGGCGCCCGTTGGGGCGGCGCCATTAAACCACATTCCGGCGGGAGGGCAAGGCGGCGGGGCCCTCGTGCCGCGGGCGGGCGTCTCCGGGCGGCGATCCTCGCGGCGGCGTCAGGAGTTGGACTCGGCGGCCTCGGCGAGCCGTTCCCCGGGGGTGACCCGGAGGATCTGGCCCACCCGGAGCTGGGTGGTCTCAAGGTTGTTCAGCTTCTGGAGGGCCTGGGTGGTGGTGTTGAACCTGCGGGCGATGAGCCAGAGGGAATCCCCCCGGCGGACCCGGTAGGTGCCGTCCGGGCGGAGGCTTGCCCGCGCGATCCGGCGGGCGGGCCGGCGGGCCACGGTCCCCCGGAGTGGGATCCTCAGGCGCTGGCCCACCCGGATGAGGTGGCGCCGGCGGATGTTGTTGGCCCGCACGATGGCGGAGACGCGGGTCCGGTAGCGCTGGGCGATGGTGGAGAGGGTCTCGCCCGGGCGGACCCGGTGGTAGGCGTAGGCGCGCTTGGGCGGCGTATAACGCGGGATCTGGTCGATCCTGGCCAGGAGCACGCTCCCGGTCCCGGGCGGGACCTTGAGCTTGTACGGGGCGGCCGGCGTCACCTCGTAGCGGAGCTCCGGGTTGAGGCGGTAGAGGTCCTCGGCCGCTACGCCCAGCTCCCGGGCCACCGACGAGAGCTTGACCTGCTTCTCTATGGGGACCACCTCGTAGGGGGACGGGGGATCGGGGGCGCCCAGGTCGAAGCCGTACTTGTCCGGATCCTTCAGGATGTGCAGGGCGGCGAGGAACCGGGGCACGTAGCGGGCCGTCTCCCGGGGCAGGCGGTAGTAGAGGTCCCAGAAGTTGTCGAGGTAGTTGATCTTCTGGTGGCGGATCACCCGGAGGACGGTCCCCTCGCCGCAGTTGTAGGCGGCGAGTACCGTGGTCCAGTCGCCGAAGATCTGGTGCAGGGCCTTGAGGTACTTGATGGCGGCCTGGGTGGACTTTTCCGGGTCCAGGCGTTCGTCCACCCAGAGGTCGCGCTTCAAGCCGAACTTGTAGCCGGTGGAGGGGATGAACTGCCAGAGCCCGAGGGCGCGGGCCCGCGAGAGGGCGCGCACCTTGAAGCCGCTCTCGATGAGCGGCAGCCAGGAGAGCTCCTCCGGGAGCCCCGCCTCCCGGAGGGCCGCGGCGATCATCGGCCGGTACTTCCCGGAGCGGCGGTACGATTCCAGGAAGAAGCGGCGGTCCGGGCCCTGGAACCGGCGGATCTCCGTCTCCACGTCCTTGTTGAGGACCAGGGGGATCTCCTTGTAGTTTCCCTTGACCGCCGTGGCACGGGAGGCGTAGATCTCGAGGATGCGCTTCGAGATCATGAAGCGCAGGTCCTCCTTCTGCTGGACGAGCTTGGGATCGCTGTCCGGGTCGACCTTCAGGATCTCCTGGTAGGCCTGGTCCAGGGCCTCCATGGCCCCGTCCACGTTCCCCTCCTTCCAGTAGGCCTGGGCGGTCTCGCAGAGGTCCAGGGCGGAGTCGATGCAGTCCTGGACGAACCCGTCCTGGGCCTCATCCGGGGTCTGGGTGTCGTCCGGGGCCTGGGCCTCGTCGCCGGCGTTCACGCCGCCGTAGCTCTCTTCCAAGACGGCCACCGAGGCGAGGGTCTCACCCTCGGGTCCGACGATGGCCGACTCGGTGGCGGGGCTGCAGGCCGCCACGAGGCACGGGAGGCACGAGAGCAAGAAGAGGGAAAAGAGGGCCGGCGTGGGTCTCGGGGATTTCAACATGGATCTCCGGTGGGCCGCCCTCCGCCGGGCTGGCGGAGAGGTCCCGCTCTCTCTAGCAGGGTGCCCGGGCCTTGTCAAGGCACCCTTCTTATCGGATCGGCGTCTCCGCGGCATGAAAACCGGCCGGGAGGGCCGTGCGCCGCGGCCCGGGACTCAACGAACTGCGAGAACCGTACCAGCGGGGCCGCGCGGCCCGCGGCCGCCGGCAGGGTATGGAAAACCCCGGCCGCCGTGTATGATGGGAGGCGGTGGGCCGCCGACGGGCCGACCCAAGGTGTCAATCTTTCACGAAGGCGTCAATTTTTCATCCATCGGCAA harbors:
- the ychF gene encoding redox-regulated ATPase YchF codes for the protein MGFQCGIVGLPNVGKSTLFNALTRAAIAAENYPFCTIDPNVGVVPVPDPRLDRLAEIVRPARVVPTTLRFVDIAGLVAGASKGEGLGNQFLANIRETDAIAHVVRCFEDPDVVHVAGSVDPVRDIEVIHTELALADLETVEKALRRAEKAAKTGDKAARRRLALLERVRGHLDQGMPLRALGLGGDDLATLRDLHLLTLKPTLYIANVSEDGFQDNPHLDRVRELAAREGAEVVPVCARIEAEIAQLADDERQEFLADLGLDAPGLDRVVRAGYRLLGLQVFFTAGPKEVRAWTVRVGATAPEAAGVIHSDFEKGFIRAEVVAYEDFVACGGEQGAKDAGKWRLEGKDYVVQDGDVMHFRFNV
- a CDS encoding lytic transglycosylase domain-containing protein, giving the protein MKSPRPTPALFSLFLLSCLPCLVAACSPATESAIVGPEGETLASVAVLEESYGGVNAGDEAQAPDDTQTPDEAQDGFVQDCIDSALDLCETAQAYWKEGNVDGAMEALDQAYQEILKVDPDSDPKLVQQKEDLRFMISKRILEIYASRATAVKGNYKEIPLVLNKDVETEIRRFQGPDRRFFLESYRRSGKYRPMIAAALREAGLPEELSWLPLIESGFKVRALSRARALGLWQFIPSTGYKFGLKRDLWVDERLDPEKSTQAAIKYLKALHQIFGDWTTVLAAYNCGEGTVLRVIRHQKINYLDNFWDLYYRLPRETARYVPRFLAALHILKDPDKYGFDLGAPDPPSPYEVVPIEKQVKLSSVARELGVAAEDLYRLNPELRYEVTPAAPYKLKVPPGTGSVLLARIDQIPRYTPPKRAYAYHRVRPGETLSTIAQRYRTRVSAIVRANNIRRRHLIRVGQRLRIPLRGTVARRPARRIARASLRPDGTYRVRRGDSLWLIARRFNTTTQALQKLNNLETTQLRVGQILRVTPGERLAEAAESNS